In Desulfovibrio sp. JC010, the following proteins share a genomic window:
- a CDS encoding ATP-binding cassette domain-containing protein, producing the protein MDTNKKAPAAPAENQDSAKTDTIDTRGARNSKKNGSEKENFEPQDNIGLFTPDEGEKGASITSCLKKIADKYGIVVTGSSLQLGSSSPINEYLRLQADNMGMELALKPLPLRIEDDMLPLVVQYTDGSFAILEEKVGRRLTLWNGNQEIIRNKKSDFSEFKDWSCSLKPIFETDRVPFLSSMWFMGQIGKMWPMYSQVILATVLIHCFTLVIPLLMGIFYDRILPNLAENSLRVLVTGAIIVLAFDYILKNVRTSLVEKAALRVEQDAEPQLLSLFLDTTYAKLPISAGHLAHAVQEFSRIKSLFTTQLVVGSIDFFFLFFFLFIIYLNSGMLFMVPAVTSFLVLIVAIVYGFFIDTNVSAQSKLQSRKTSFLNEIFNGVESIKITNAARLFVSRWASEIEKSGEMASKYRIAQSRCSMTTGFLGQLNSAGLLIVAFFLIKNGDMSSGGLLATMVLSGRCIAVSASMSNLITSYLFARRSYKDLCKILMLEKESNETRQFKIQQLGGGVRFDSVSFRYQPESPYALENVSFETRAGEKVGIIGPMGSGKSTLLKLLAGLAEPGEGLIMLDGHNMAHLNIEKVREFVGVVPQSPVLFHGTLELNLLMGSRTATQKSLQQALTISGINKFVSKHPLGLKMPILEGGKNLSRGQRQAIAVARALISNPPLLLLDEPTSSMDSTQERMLINQIKSTMADKSIFVVTHRPQILEVVDRILVVDQGRIVADGPRDEIIRKLSGPAPAKQG; encoded by the coding sequence ATATCGGCCTTTTCACTCCTGATGAGGGAGAAAAAGGAGCTTCCATAACCTCCTGCCTAAAAAAAATAGCCGATAAGTACGGAATCGTTGTAACCGGAAGCTCGCTGCAACTGGGTAGTTCATCCCCCATTAATGAATACCTGCGTCTGCAGGCGGATAACATGGGTATGGAGCTGGCACTTAAACCGCTTCCGCTCCGCATTGAAGATGATATGCTTCCGCTCGTAGTACAATACACTGACGGAAGTTTCGCCATTCTGGAAGAAAAAGTCGGCAGACGGCTGACCCTCTGGAACGGGAATCAGGAAATCATCCGCAACAAAAAGTCCGATTTTTCCGAATTCAAAGACTGGTCCTGCTCTCTTAAACCTATCTTTGAAACCGACAGGGTTCCTTTCTTAAGCTCCATGTGGTTTATGGGCCAGATCGGCAAGATGTGGCCCATGTATTCACAGGTTATTCTGGCCACAGTGCTCATTCACTGCTTTACTCTGGTCATTCCCCTGCTGATGGGTATTTTTTATGACCGCATCCTGCCCAACCTTGCGGAAAACTCGCTGCGGGTGCTGGTCACCGGGGCTATCATAGTACTGGCCTTTGACTACATCCTAAAAAACGTACGCACCTCCCTTGTGGAAAAAGCCGCCCTGCGTGTGGAACAGGACGCTGAACCGCAACTGCTTTCGCTGTTTCTGGATACAACCTACGCCAAGCTGCCTATTTCTGCCGGACATCTGGCCCATGCTGTACAGGAATTCTCGCGTATCAAATCCCTGTTCACCACCCAACTGGTGGTCGGTTCCATTGACTTTTTCTTTTTATTTTTCTTCCTGTTCATCATCTATCTGAACAGCGGGATGCTCTTTATGGTCCCGGCGGTCACATCATTTCTTGTACTCATTGTGGCCATTGTCTACGGATTTTTCATTGATACCAACGTATCAGCCCAAAGTAAGCTGCAATCACGTAAGACTTCGTTTTTAAATGAAATTTTTAACGGCGTTGAATCCATAAAAATCACCAATGCCGCAAGACTGTTTGTTTCCCGCTGGGCATCAGAGATTGAAAAATCCGGTGAAATGGCCTCAAAATACCGCATTGCCCAGTCCCGCTGCTCCATGACCACGGGTTTTCTGGGGCAGCTCAATTCAGCCGGGCTGCTTATCGTAGCGTTTTTCCTGATTAAAAACGGTGACATGAGCAGCGGCGGACTGTTGGCGACCATGGTCCTTTCCGGACGCTGTATTGCTGTTTCAGCCAGCATGTCCAACCTGATCACCTCCTATCTTTTCGCACGCCGCTCCTACAAGGACCTGTGCAAAATCCTGATGCTGGAAAAAGAAAGTAACGAAACCCGCCAGTTCAAAATACAGCAACTGGGCGGCGGGGTCCGCTTCGATAGTGTTTCCTTCCGCTACCAGCCGGAATCACCATACGCCCTTGAAAACGTATCTTTCGAAACCAGAGCAGGCGAAAAAGTCGGCATCATCGGTCCCATGGGCAGCGGTAAATCCACCCTGCTCAAACTGCTGGCCGGACTGGCCGAACCCGGTGAAGGCCTGATCATGCTGGACGGCCACAACATGGCTCATCTGAATATCGAAAAAGTCCGCGAATTTGTGGGCGTGGTTCCGCAATCCCCGGTTCTTTTCCACGGGACCCTTGAGCTTAACCTGCTCATGGGTTCACGTACTGCCACCCAGAAATCACTGCAGCAGGCCCTGACGATTTCAGGCATCAATAAATTCGTTTCCAAACACCCGCTGGGACTGAAAATGCCCATCCTCGAAGGCGGCAAAAACCTCTCCAGAGGACAACGGCAGGCAATTGCCGTGGCCCGTGCTTTGATAAGCAACCCTCCTCTGCTGCTATTGGATGAACCGACCAGCTCCATGGACTCCACTCAGGAAAGAATGCTCATCAACCAGATCAAGAGCACCATGGCCGATAAATCCATTTTCGTGGTCACCCACCGCCCGCAGATACTTGAGGTGGTGGACCGCATTTTAGTTGTAGATCAGGGACGCATAGTCGCAGACGGACCGCGTGACGAGATCATCCGCAAACTTTCCGGCCCGGCTCCGGCAAAACAGGGGTAG